In Bremerella alba, the following proteins share a genomic window:
- a CDS encoding ABC transporter ATP-binding protein: protein MSSEKISQDEAIQTTPLRVDDLVKTFHQGTNLVKALNGVSLSVSKGEFTAIMGPSGCGKSTLLHVMAGLTRPESGAVWVEGEKLSSLSDARLTDFRRRRIGLVFQQFNLVAALTALENVMLPLMAEGGRGTAGAKDRAKQLLDRLGLGDRFGHRPDAMSGGEQQRVAIARALVADPAIILADEPTGSLDSGNGNAICSLLKELNQEEGRSIVMVTHEPAVAAWAGRVVVMKDGVVCSDWHAEQFPDAQSLAIRYQEIVSGQAAVGAV, encoded by the coding sequence ATGTCTAGCGAGAAGATATCCCAGGACGAAGCGATTCAAACAACTCCGTTGCGTGTCGATGACCTCGTCAAGACATTCCACCAAGGAACGAACTTGGTGAAGGCCTTGAACGGCGTTTCGCTCTCTGTTTCAAAAGGCGAGTTCACTGCCATCATGGGCCCTAGCGGCTGTGGCAAGAGCACACTGCTGCACGTCATGGCAGGTCTAACTCGACCTGAATCAGGTGCGGTTTGGGTGGAAGGAGAAAAACTGTCGAGCTTGTCTGACGCCAGGCTGACGGATTTTCGGCGTCGACGAATCGGACTGGTCTTCCAGCAGTTCAACTTGGTGGCAGCGTTGACCGCGCTGGAGAATGTGATGCTTCCTCTCATGGCAGAAGGGGGAAGGGGAACTGCGGGAGCGAAGGATAGAGCCAAGCAATTGCTCGATCGCCTGGGTCTTGGCGACCGTTTCGGGCATCGCCCCGACGCCATGAGTGGTGGCGAGCAACAGAGAGTGGCGATCGCTCGAGCCCTGGTTGCGGATCCGGCGATTATCCTGGCGGACGAACCAACAGGAAGTCTTGACTCGGGCAACGGCAACGCGATCTGTTCTCTGCTGAAGGAGCTGAATCAAGAGGAAGGACGAAGCATTGTCATGGTAACGCATGAGCCTGCCGTTGCGGCTTGGGCCGGTCGGGTTGTCGTGATGAAAGATGGTGTTGTTTGTTCCGATTGGCATGCTGAACAGTTCCCCGATGCCCAATCGTTAGCGATTCGGTATCAAGAAATTGTCTCCGGCCAAGCCGCGGTAGGTGCTGTATGA
- a CDS encoding AraC family transcriptional regulator, with amino-acid sequence MPINYETIDLPPSECFRILRWNADVNQVETLDAKIGQFRPMQGTGGQWHWHYEVEITLVESGNGVRVVGNETKEIAGDSDLVVLGRGLPHSWDFHGPSSGVCVQFSDTRIMNSLTDLGRTEMVKLVERAANGIEIPARFCEASIRILRGLAANIPTNHLETHGQLIQLLGTLASIHTQQARQISTIRFDNHQSIVNYVEMQKTVNWIMEHYDTDIQLQEVLDLVQMSKATFSRHFPKCTGVSFSQFVNQVRISNASRLLQTTLEPISVIAYRTGFSNLSNFNRIFLKLKGVSPSTYRQLEKARHKALPPTKSDSIR; translated from the coding sequence ATGCCGATCAACTACGAAACCATTGACCTGCCACCCAGTGAATGCTTTCGTATTCTGCGCTGGAATGCCGATGTGAATCAGGTCGAGACGCTCGATGCGAAAATCGGCCAATTCAGGCCTATGCAAGGAACCGGCGGCCAATGGCATTGGCACTACGAGGTTGAAATTACCTTGGTGGAATCGGGCAATGGGGTCCGTGTTGTTGGGAATGAAACCAAGGAGATCGCCGGCGATTCTGATTTAGTCGTGTTAGGCCGGGGGCTTCCTCATTCCTGGGACTTCCATGGCCCTTCTTCCGGCGTGTGTGTCCAGTTCAGTGATACGCGAATCATGAATTCATTGACGGACCTCGGTCGAACCGAGATGGTCAAGCTAGTCGAGCGAGCTGCCAATGGCATCGAAATTCCCGCCCGATTCTGTGAAGCATCGATACGCATTTTACGGGGCCTTGCCGCCAATATCCCCACCAATCACTTGGAAACGCATGGTCAGCTCATTCAATTGCTGGGAACACTAGCAAGTATTCATACGCAACAAGCCCGTCAGATTTCCACTATCCGCTTCGACAATCATCAAAGCATCGTGAACTACGTCGAGATGCAGAAGACAGTCAACTGGATCATGGAACACTACGACACCGATATCCAGTTACAGGAAGTGCTCGACTTAGTTCAAATGAGCAAGGCCACCTTCAGCCGACACTTTCCTAAATGCACCGGCGTTAGTTTCAGCCAATTTGTGAACCAAGTGCGTATCTCGAATGCGTCGCGACTCTTACAGACAACTCTTGAACCGATTAGTGTGATCGCATACCGCACTGGCTTCTCGAATCTCTCAAACTTTAACCGCATATTCTTGAAGCTGAAGGGAGTCTCGCCGTCAACCTATCGACAACTAGAAAAAGCACGACACAAGGCACTTCCCCCAACCAAGAGCGATTCCATTCGATAA
- a CDS encoding ABC transporter permease — MQKVLPLAWAFLWESPVRVMLAIVATAAATCLVIWIASGYDALEKTFDDYANLSMGRYELAIAPIGLKEEAFVPPEVLEDLKSDTRVTIADPMWVYRAEVLPPRSASRSVHRGRGSDEDGPPKGFDGGPNARPPGSLPGTLLLITDASEAPFEMLRGDWLSTEAVNVPQAVVRTETAERMAIDVGDRLTLKQDDQDHQLQVIGILNAPKLKGAGDSALTILAPSKGEIFITSAAAERVLSKPFKISLIAISLKEETNINKFRFGWAPQLASYETPVQFQQAFEVEEALDQSSAAANVRLQSFAATGISMLVALLVVLCTLSMGVNERIRQYAILRSLSFTRFQIAQLIVLEGLFLGGLGLLTGLAISWGVLLIVSSAASQMLDHGVMLGRYSILLAMAATLGGAVLASLIPAYRAMRVKPIDAMAPFVEVSGQKSFSRVGLMVGLGLIAVNPVLTFLVPPPFEAEIPVMMTVGFVCMTIGFVLIAPAIVVGVDRSLSPGLARVMKIDRKLLASQITNHLWRTVGASISLAVGVGLFIGIQVWGYTMLEGFIPGPWTPDALLQFNSGSLLPSETSAVAIVPGIDPERSFPIVVEQPRLSEDLTNSAERASVIRQDNIVLVGIDAKRAFSGSDPFLKFEWVEGTPEEAIGKLASGRGCIVPDHFLRETGLNLGDYFTLVPPENAEKVVSYEIAGAVKLPGWHWQTKLTGFRTRTHRAAALVFANYEPVAEDFDLSQASHLWFDFTSLDADPQKIQEQASQLYAKSKEMKDTGENNREEADVQIIPVNQIRERTRGAARRWIWLVSQVPLIASLIATLGVLNVFLASVRARRWEFGVLRAIGITSSTIIRTVLAEGLLIGISAGLLSVSFGVMCGWCGCGIAQYMSFFGGMHPDLVIPWDAIAMGLIGLVLLATLSAAWPAYSIGKTRPLVLLQEGRSSI, encoded by the coding sequence ATGCAGAAGGTGTTACCCCTGGCCTGGGCGTTTTTATGGGAGTCTCCAGTTCGCGTGATGCTCGCCATCGTGGCTACAGCGGCCGCGACATGCCTGGTTATCTGGATCGCAAGTGGCTACGACGCGTTAGAAAAAACGTTCGACGATTATGCCAATCTATCCATGGGACGCTACGAGTTGGCCATTGCGCCTATTGGCCTGAAAGAAGAAGCGTTCGTCCCACCGGAAGTGCTCGAGGACCTGAAGTCAGATACCCGTGTGACAATTGCTGATCCGATGTGGGTTTATCGTGCGGAAGTACTCCCGCCCAGATCCGCGAGCCGATCCGTTCATCGCGGCAGAGGCTCTGATGAAGATGGTCCGCCAAAGGGATTTGACGGAGGTCCGAATGCCAGACCTCCTGGTAGTTTGCCGGGTACGTTGTTGCTGATCACCGACGCCTCGGAAGCACCATTCGAGATGCTTCGAGGCGATTGGCTGTCTACGGAAGCAGTGAATGTACCGCAAGCGGTAGTCCGAACGGAGACGGCAGAAAGGATGGCGATTGATGTTGGCGATAGGCTGACGCTGAAGCAGGATGATCAAGATCATCAGTTGCAGGTGATTGGAATTCTCAATGCGCCTAAGCTGAAAGGGGCAGGGGATTCGGCTCTGACAATTCTCGCTCCCAGCAAAGGCGAGATCTTTATAACCAGTGCTGCTGCAGAACGGGTGCTGTCGAAACCCTTTAAGATTAGCCTGATTGCCATTTCGCTGAAGGAAGAAACCAATATCAACAAGTTTCGTTTCGGTTGGGCACCGCAGCTTGCCTCGTACGAGACGCCTGTCCAGTTCCAGCAAGCGTTTGAAGTGGAAGAGGCATTAGACCAGAGTTCAGCCGCGGCAAATGTTCGGCTTCAGTCCTTTGCCGCGACGGGTATTTCCATGTTGGTTGCGTTGCTGGTCGTGCTATGCACGCTGAGCATGGGAGTCAACGAACGTATCCGCCAATACGCGATTCTTCGGTCCCTTTCTTTTACACGCTTTCAGATCGCCCAGTTGATTGTATTAGAAGGTCTTTTCCTCGGCGGCCTTGGCTTACTAACCGGCCTTGCGATCAGTTGGGGCGTCCTATTAATTGTATCTAGTGCGGCTTCGCAAATGCTCGATCATGGCGTGATGCTGGGACGCTACAGCATCTTGCTCGCAATGGCGGCGACGCTAGGCGGGGCTGTACTCGCATCGCTGATACCTGCGTACAGGGCAATGCGTGTAAAACCCATCGACGCGATGGCTCCCTTCGTGGAAGTTTCTGGACAAAAATCGTTTTCGCGAGTCGGGCTCATGGTTGGGCTCGGTTTAATAGCCGTGAATCCAGTTTTGACTTTCCTCGTTCCTCCACCCTTCGAGGCCGAAATCCCAGTAATGATGACTGTTGGGTTCGTCTGTATGACAATCGGCTTTGTTTTGATTGCTCCCGCGATAGTTGTTGGAGTTGATCGGTCGCTCAGCCCTGGGCTGGCCCGCGTGATGAAAATCGATCGTAAGCTGCTGGCTTCGCAGATAACTAACCATTTGTGGCGAACGGTTGGGGCTTCAATTTCTCTGGCAGTCGGCGTTGGGCTTTTTATCGGAATTCAGGTTTGGGGATACACGATGCTGGAAGGGTTCATCCCGGGACCATGGACCCCCGATGCGCTTCTGCAATTCAATTCTGGCAGTCTTCTTCCCTCAGAAACGAGTGCTGTCGCGATTGTGCCAGGAATAGATCCAGAGCGAAGTTTTCCAATTGTCGTCGAGCAACCCCGCCTTAGTGAAGATCTGACCAACAGTGCAGAGCGTGCTTCGGTCATCCGTCAGGATAATATTGTCCTTGTCGGCATCGATGCGAAGAGAGCCTTCTCGGGAAGCGATCCATTTCTAAAGTTCGAGTGGGTGGAAGGTACGCCCGAAGAAGCAATTGGCAAACTGGCCTCCGGAAGAGGTTGCATCGTCCCTGATCACTTTCTGCGGGAGACGGGACTGAATCTCGGCGACTACTTCACATTAGTGCCGCCAGAGAACGCTGAGAAGGTTGTCTCTTATGAAATCGCAGGCGCCGTCAAGCTGCCAGGTTGGCATTGGCAGACCAAGCTGACAGGCTTCCGCACACGTACACATCGCGCCGCCGCACTGGTTTTTGCCAACTATGAACCGGTAGCGGAAGACTTTGACCTTTCGCAAGCGTCCCACCTCTGGTTCGATTTCACGTCGTTGGACGCCGACCCCCAAAAGATTCAAGAGCAGGCAAGTCAGCTTTACGCAAAAAGTAAAGAGATGAAGGACACCGGCGAGAACAATCGGGAAGAAGCTGACGTGCAAATTATCCCAGTCAATCAAATCAGGGAAAGAACGCGAGGAGCAGCTCGACGCTGGATTTGGTTGGTAAGCCAGGTCCCGCTTATCGCGTCGCTAATCGCTACTTTGGGTGTTCTCAATGTTTTCCTCGCGTCAGTTCGTGCACGCCGCTGGGAATTTGGTGTCTTAAGAGCCATCGGAATCACCAGCTCGACCATTATCCGTACTGTGTTGGCCGAAGGTCTTTTGATCGGCATATCGGCAGGTCTATTAAGTGTCAGTTTTGGCGTAATGTGTGGCTGGTGCGGATGCGGTATCGCGCAGTACATGAGCTTTTTTGGTGGTATGCATCCAGATCTTGTGATCCCGTGGGACGCCATCGCAATGGGGCTTATCGGGCTGGTCCTTCTTGCAACGCTCAGCGCTGCCTGGCCAGCCTATTCGATCGGGAAGACTCGTCCGCTTGTGTTGCTGCAAGAGGGCCGGAGTTCCATTTAA
- a CDS encoding ABC transporter permease codes for MNLTWKLFLAHARQQKVRFLLTAMAMISAIGVVLWVVSAYEAIASQFDEQTEDFAGNYTTFVVPKDADQRISQEIISAVSNHPAVESANPVIQFKMMFRRADPLPDGGSSPRRFWPSVVGTNSTGSRYPLLDGRWLDPNTETETVVSSGVADALSLKPGDAIQFRTESEEVVKLNVVGIVQQPEAEVEFAMTRTKGGAPGGVNRGPASLAAYVPRQLVSRLVGVADTANLLEVRLKPSKKADVLEETIASASPAVELLRTEDIRSKISSGFEAEGARKQAYFVTALSILASAFIIFTTLSMGVNERARQMAVLRAVGLRRSQVAWLVLAEALVLAMFGWVGGMAGGWFLLQILANATPDLFPNGIQLGMASVLLTGLCSFLGALLASVFPIWKATRISPLEAMAPTPIRPKNSRWYVGATLVSLLLIAVNPVLVYAVSMPERLRFVLILLLGAPATILGFALLAPLVVLGVERLCSPLIAVTMRLQLGLVKSQLSTNMWRTTGITASLMLGLGLYTATQVWGHSMLGGFLPGRWTPDTIVKFANGLPIEQFKQIAQVNGVNPERCIKIAVEQTKLVGDPLKAAERDSAVRQDNVSLIGIDCEKAFSGSDPLFHLTFLQGDQEEALAKLKEGRYCLVPDTFDRLAGLKVGDRITMIPPNRPKDPVEYTIAGIVSMPGSNWITKTTGLRRHFVRTAGIVFAPETEVREDFALPVLEYLWLDPESDVTGEQLQKNLMSLVAAGPSVQAEAREPGGIGPGRRVGGLGRDELQVTSLEDVRKSMRGRGGAAIAAMGWLPLITLLVVSLGIVNTMAASVRARRWEFGILRAVGLRRFGLVKLIVSEAIMIGLVASGLSLAFGILTGWTCLGLVRYVSNQWFEGVSTPLVVPWSSLVFGYVLTFVLCFLAAIWPAITSGRSEPLSLLQSGRAST; via the coding sequence ATGAATCTGACATGGAAATTATTTCTCGCCCACGCGAGACAGCAAAAGGTTCGCTTTCTTCTAACTGCCATGGCAATGATCTCTGCAATTGGGGTCGTTTTGTGGGTAGTCTCCGCCTATGAGGCGATCGCTTCGCAATTCGACGAACAGACAGAAGACTTTGCGGGGAATTACACAACGTTCGTTGTGCCGAAAGATGCGGATCAGAGGATTTCGCAAGAGATAATCTCCGCCGTGTCGAACCATCCGGCCGTAGAGTCGGCTAATCCGGTAATCCAGTTCAAAATGATGTTCCGTCGCGCCGATCCATTACCAGATGGGGGTTCCTCACCGCGACGATTCTGGCCAAGTGTTGTAGGTACCAATTCCACCGGCTCCCGCTATCCACTTTTGGATGGAAGATGGCTTGATCCGAATACCGAGACCGAGACCGTCGTTAGCAGCGGCGTCGCGGACGCGCTTTCGTTGAAACCGGGTGACGCAATTCAATTTCGCACGGAAAGTGAAGAAGTCGTCAAGCTGAATGTGGTTGGCATCGTCCAGCAACCTGAAGCTGAAGTTGAGTTCGCGATGACGCGGACAAAAGGTGGAGCTCCTGGAGGTGTTAATCGTGGGCCGGCGTCGCTGGCAGCCTACGTGCCCAGACAATTGGTTTCCCGGCTAGTCGGCGTTGCAGATACTGCGAATTTATTGGAGGTTCGATTGAAGCCTTCCAAGAAAGCGGACGTGTTAGAGGAAACGATTGCTTCGGCCAGCCCGGCGGTGGAACTCCTTCGAACGGAGGATATCCGCTCGAAGATTTCGTCTGGATTTGAAGCAGAAGGGGCACGGAAGCAAGCGTATTTCGTCACGGCACTATCGATCCTAGCCTCGGCGTTCATTATCTTCACGACTCTTAGCATGGGGGTCAATGAACGCGCTCGACAAATGGCCGTGCTTCGCGCGGTGGGGCTTCGTCGCTCGCAAGTTGCTTGGCTCGTGTTGGCCGAAGCCCTGGTTCTGGCCATGTTTGGCTGGGTCGGAGGCATGGCCGGTGGTTGGTTCTTGCTGCAGATACTTGCCAATGCCACTCCGGATTTGTTCCCAAACGGTATCCAATTGGGAATGGCGAGCGTACTGTTGACGGGGCTCTGTTCATTTCTCGGCGCGCTTTTGGCCTCGGTGTTTCCCATTTGGAAGGCAACCCGCATTAGTCCCTTGGAAGCGATGGCTCCAACACCGATCCGTCCCAAGAACAGTCGGTGGTATGTTGGTGCCACGCTAGTCAGCTTGCTGTTGATTGCCGTCAATCCCGTGCTGGTCTATGCGGTATCCATGCCCGAACGGCTTCGATTCGTCTTGATTCTGTTACTGGGCGCACCGGCGACTATCCTGGGTTTTGCACTACTGGCTCCGCTCGTTGTACTTGGTGTCGAACGGCTTTGTAGTCCACTGATCGCCGTGACAATGCGGCTTCAACTAGGACTGGTCAAAAGCCAGCTGAGTACCAACATGTGGCGGACCACGGGAATTACGGCCTCGTTAATGCTGGGGCTGGGGCTTTATACGGCAACACAGGTGTGGGGCCATTCCATGCTCGGAGGGTTTCTGCCGGGACGTTGGACGCCAGACACGATTGTCAAGTTCGCCAACGGTCTACCGATCGAACAGTTTAAGCAGATCGCCCAGGTGAACGGAGTTAATCCCGAGCGTTGTATAAAAATTGCCGTCGAACAAACCAAACTCGTCGGCGATCCGCTCAAAGCGGCGGAACGAGATTCGGCCGTTCGACAAGACAACGTCTCCCTGATCGGGATCGATTGCGAAAAGGCTTTTTCCGGAAGCGATCCTCTGTTTCACCTTACGTTCCTGCAAGGCGACCAAGAGGAAGCACTCGCGAAACTAAAAGAGGGGCGTTATTGCTTGGTGCCGGATACGTTTGATCGTCTCGCTGGGCTGAAGGTAGGCGATCGGATCACGATGATTCCTCCTAATCGCCCTAAAGATCCGGTCGAATACACAATCGCCGGCATCGTTTCTATGCCTGGTTCCAACTGGATCACGAAAACCACGGGGCTTCGACGCCATTTCGTACGAACTGCAGGGATTGTTTTCGCTCCGGAAACCGAAGTTCGAGAAGACTTTGCCTTACCGGTACTCGAGTATCTCTGGCTGGATCCTGAATCGGACGTGACGGGCGAGCAATTGCAGAAGAACCTCATGTCGCTAGTTGCCGCAGGACCATCCGTCCAGGCTGAAGCACGTGAACCAGGAGGCATCGGGCCAGGACGCCGCGTCGGAGGCTTAGGACGCGATGAATTGCAGGTTACATCGCTGGAAGATGTTCGCAAAAGCATGCGGGGTCGTGGAGGCGCTGCAATTGCGGCAATGGGTTGGCTTCCGCTGATCACGCTTCTCGTGGTGTCGTTGGGAATTGTGAATACGATGGCGGCGTCGGTTCGCGCACGACGCTGGGAATTTGGCATCCTGCGAGCCGTTGGTTTACGACGCTTCGGTTTGGTCAAGCTTATCGTTTCAGAAGCGATCATGATCGGGCTGGTTGCCAGCGGTCTAAGCTTAGCATTTGGGATACTGACCGGATGGACCTGTCTGGGATTAGTCCGGTATGTCAGTAATCAATGGTTCGAGGGCGTTAGCACGCCGTTGGTTGTGCCGTGGTCCTCGCTTGTGTTTGGTTATGTTCTCACTTTTGTTCTTTGCTTTTTAGCGGCGATCTGGCCAGCGATCACATCAGGCAGGTCAGAACCTCTGTCGTTATTGCAGTCTGGTCGCGCATCTACATAG
- a CDS encoding PepSY-associated TM helix domain-containing protein: protein MSGATAQPVRDKKRRAYWMRTMIQWHWISSALCLMGMLLFTITGITLNHPSEITVEPVVRTLSAEIPPDMLTSLSELSIDGNAPLPPELAGWLSAQFGKSIGSRTAEWSDEEIYLSMQGPGSDAWLAIDRTSGFVEYEHTNRGWVSYFNDLHKGRNTGTAWKWFIDLFAVATLIFCITGLFLLYFHARHRRMTWPLVTLGLILPLLLAMLFIH, encoded by the coding sequence ATATCTGGGGCCACCGCGCAGCCCGTTCGCGATAAAAAACGCCGGGCATACTGGATGCGTACCATGATCCAATGGCACTGGATCAGTTCCGCCCTTTGCTTGATGGGAATGCTGCTGTTCACCATAACTGGGATTACTTTAAATCACCCCAGTGAGATAACCGTCGAGCCGGTAGTCAGAACGCTTTCTGCCGAGATACCACCTGACATGCTCACGTCGCTTAGTGAGCTTTCGATCGATGGCAACGCTCCGCTTCCTCCTGAATTGGCAGGTTGGCTCAGTGCTCAATTCGGGAAATCGATTGGCTCGCGAACTGCGGAATGGTCGGACGAAGAGATCTATCTGTCGATGCAAGGCCCCGGTTCAGATGCTTGGCTCGCGATCGATCGAACCAGTGGTTTCGTCGAATACGAACACACCAATCGCGGTTGGGTCTCTTATTTCAACGATTTGCACAAGGGACGCAACACGGGAACTGCCTGGAAGTGGTTTATTGATTTGTTCGCGGTCGCCACACTGATCTTCTGCATTACCGGCTTGTTTTTGCTGTATTTCCACGCTCGTCACCGTCGAATGACCTGGCCACTGGTGACTCTCGGTCTGATCTTACCATTGCTTTTGGCGATGCTGTTTATCCACTAA
- a CDS encoding ABC transporter ATP-binding protein, protein MNFSSQTSPPLVVERVVKKFRRAQTVVTALSGVDLTVRAGEFMVIMGASGSGKSTLLHAMAGLTDVDEGKVLVNGQDLSPLSDVQLTKFRGKEIGLVFQAFNLIPSLSAEENIRLPAPAGSDLAERVVQLLQRLNLQGRRLHKPGALSGGEQQRVAIARALICDPAIVLADEPTGSLDYDAGQHICQLLQELARDHGRTIIAVTHEPNVAMWADRVVVMRDGRNVDEFNPDGSRDPQKVAIQYQGLLRRPMESV, encoded by the coding sequence ATGAATTTCTCTTCTCAGACGTCTCCACCGTTGGTGGTTGAGAGAGTCGTTAAGAAATTTAGGCGTGCCCAGACAGTCGTCACTGCGTTGAGCGGTGTCGACCTAACGGTTCGTGCAGGCGAGTTCATGGTCATCATGGGTGCTTCCGGATCAGGTAAGAGCACCTTACTGCACGCCATGGCGGGTTTGACCGATGTGGACGAAGGGAAAGTGCTTGTCAATGGTCAGGATCTTTCTCCGCTCAGCGATGTTCAATTGACTAAATTTCGCGGAAAAGAAATTGGGCTGGTATTCCAGGCTTTTAACCTGATTCCAAGTTTGAGCGCGGAAGAGAACATTCGACTGCCTGCTCCTGCCGGTAGCGATCTTGCCGAGCGTGTCGTTCAGCTACTTCAGCGGCTTAACCTCCAAGGCAGGAGACTTCATAAGCCTGGCGCATTATCAGGCGGAGAGCAACAACGCGTTGCCATCGCCAGAGCTTTGATCTGTGATCCGGCAATTGTTCTGGCGGACGAACCAACGGGAAGCCTCGACTATGACGCAGGACAGCATATTTGCCAACTGCTGCAGGAGTTGGCAAGGGACCATGGGCGTACCATTATCGCGGTTACTCACGAGCCGAATGTTGCTATGTGGGCGGATCGGGTAGTCGTAATGCGGGACGGGAGGAACGTCGACGAATTCAATCCTGACGGCTCTCGTGACCCGCAGAAGGTGGCCATTCAGTACCAAGGTTTGTTGCGTCGTCCGATGGAGTCCGTTTGA
- a CDS encoding DUF2271 domain-containing protein → MLSKLPLALVTLCFVLPVVHRATAAEMEVRVEIPRLNVSEYHRPYIAVWVQDGNRKVVSNLAVWYQQDSAGDEVGTKWLPDLRQWWRRTGRSLDLPVDGVSGATRPAGTHELEFSHSDKQLSTLKPGKYTLIVEAAREVGGRELLEIPFSWPKDKPFKEEVRGKEELGKVSLTLKP, encoded by the coding sequence ATGCTGAGCAAACTGCCCCTTGCCCTTGTGACATTATGCTTTGTATTGCCTGTTGTTCATCGGGCAACAGCGGCTGAGATGGAGGTACGTGTCGAGATCCCCCGGCTGAATGTCTCAGAATACCACCGCCCTTACATCGCGGTCTGGGTTCAAGACGGAAATCGCAAAGTCGTCTCTAATCTGGCCGTCTGGTACCAACAGGATTCTGCTGGCGATGAAGTCGGCACGAAGTGGCTGCCGGATCTACGTCAGTGGTGGCGAAGAACAGGTCGAAGTCTTGACCTTCCAGTTGATGGAGTCAGCGGAGCGACGCGGCCGGCTGGTACGCACGAGTTAGAGTTTTCCCACTCGGACAAGCAGCTTTCTACTTTGAAACCCGGCAAATACACGCTCATTGTCGAAGCCGCTCGGGAAGTCGGAGGCCGCGAATTACTTGAGATTCCGTTCAGCTGGCCTAAGGACAAACCTTTTAAAGAAGAAGTGCGTGGTAAGGAAGAGCTCGGCAAGGTTTCGTTGACACTCAAACCGTAG
- a CDS encoding DUF1501 domain-containing protein — protein MKPHKNNHQAANLPQGLHMLDRRKFLSSTATGMGSIALSLMLAQDKLLGESSGDARSVGGKSAIRPQIDAGHPFAARPAHMPAAAKNVIVIFCSGACSHLDTFDYKPELLKRHGQPMPGADKLVTFQGQQGNLTKSPWKFRPCGQSGKMISDLVPHLGEMADDICFLHSITGKTNTHGPGENYMSTGFTLDGYPSMGAWATYALGSENQNLPAYVAIPDPRGTPQASVNNWGPGFLPAAYQGTDFNANNPIRNLKRPAGINAKTDTATRNFLNDLNQRHLEQFPGDTELAARISSYELAARMQMTVPEVSDLSTESAETLKMYGADDAQNTLKAAYARNCILARRLVEQGVRFVQLFNGAYQTGGEGVSNWDGHKSLESQYSVHGPVLDQPTAALLKDMKQRGLLEDTLVVWCTEFGRMPTFQLGASGRDHNPDGFTCWLAGAGVKAPFTFGATDEFGHKALENVVDVHDFHATILHLLGLDHERLTYYYNGLERRLTDVHGNVIQEILA, from the coding sequence ATGAAACCGCACAAAAATAACCATCAGGCTGCGAATCTGCCGCAGGGGCTCCACATGTTGGATCGCCGCAAGTTCCTTAGTAGTACGGCAACTGGTATGGGCAGCATCGCGTTGTCCTTGATGCTAGCCCAAGATAAACTGCTGGGGGAAAGTTCGGGGGATGCCCGCTCCGTAGGAGGAAAGTCGGCGATCCGTCCGCAGATCGATGCAGGCCACCCCTTCGCCGCGCGGCCCGCACACATGCCTGCCGCTGCCAAGAATGTGATTGTCATTTTTTGCAGCGGAGCATGCAGCCACCTCGATACGTTCGACTACAAGCCGGAACTTCTCAAACGGCACGGGCAACCGATGCCGGGAGCTGACAAACTAGTCACCTTTCAGGGGCAACAAGGCAACCTTACGAAAAGCCCCTGGAAGTTTCGCCCATGCGGCCAGTCGGGCAAAATGATTTCCGACCTGGTGCCCCACTTGGGCGAGATGGCCGATGACATTTGCTTTCTACATTCCATTACCGGTAAAACGAACACGCACGGCCCGGGCGAGAACTATATGTCCACCGGGTTTACGCTCGATGGGTATCCCAGCATGGGCGCCTGGGCGACTTATGCATTGGGAAGTGAGAATCAAAACTTGCCGGCCTATGTCGCAATCCCTGATCCGCGGGGTACTCCACAAGCCTCGGTGAATAACTGGGGGCCTGGTTTTCTGCCTGCCGCCTATCAAGGCACCGACTTTAATGCCAACAATCCGATTCGCAATTTAAAGCGTCCTGCCGGTATCAATGCAAAGACCGACACAGCCACACGCAACTTCCTTAATGACTTAAATCAGCGTCATCTCGAGCAGTTTCCCGGCGATACCGAATTGGCCGCGCGCATTTCAAGCTACGAGTTGGCCGCGCGCATGCAGATGACGGTACCGGAAGTGAGTGACCTTTCGACTGAGTCGGCAGAAACGCTTAAGATGTACGGTGCCGATGACGCGCAGAACACATTGAAAGCCGCCTACGCACGAAACTGCATTCTGGCCAGGAGGCTCGTCGAGCAAGGCGTGCGATTCGTACAGCTTTTCAATGGTGCTTACCAGACAGGCGGCGAAGGAGTGAGCAACTGGGATGGACACAAGTCACTTGAATCGCAGTACAGTGTCCATGGCCCGGTCCTCGATCAGCCGACGGCCGCGTTACTGAAAGACATGAAACAGCGTGGGCTACTCGAGGATACGTTGGTCGTCTGGTGTACAGAATTCGGACGCATGCCGACGTTCCAGCTTGGCGCCAGCGGTCGAGATCACAATCCCGATGGCTTCACATGCTGGCTGGCCGGGGCGGGCGTGAAAGCCCCCTTCACCTTTGGAGCGACCGACGAGTTTGGCCACAAGGCTCTGGAGAACGTCGTCGACGTGCATGATTTCCATGCCACGATCCTGCATCTGCTGGGACTCGACCACGAGCGGTTGACGTATTATTACAACGGACTCGAACGTCGCCTGACCGATGTGCACGGGAATGTCATTCAAGAGATCCTCGCCTAA